The following coding sequences lie in one Maribacter forsetii DSM 18668 genomic window:
- a CDS encoding GumC family protein, with protein MTEKEYFDSQLSSRDNEENFDLKALFSKYLKSWKLFLISLIVFMVLAIIALQFVNTSYDVTSKILLKNETSNIDASGNNLVNNNPFSNSEKVNNEIEVLTSVHLMRSVLDSLSLQCKFIAPGVFPETELYGPELPFKIVVDTIFPLAYDTTLKIKLEGEDSFSISEEFDGSSDEESSMSSSYGYNRYNYGYKIEKPYGTFHIVENKNVTSENSEFTVEFRDIDELAHDYVKKALEIYVINKDASVINIVLKESNPEKGEDIINSLVAMYGQKAFLQKNILALNNVKFIDNRLNTLSAELSEVEMNVAQFKTENELANVEFDVTSFSEQEIDYDRKLAESEIELKVLSDIERNLRRGNEGATLNSLSVSSPNLTYLIDSYNRLQIDRKSLERTVPENNPRMIDIRDQLSQLKSNILGSLSTSKQSLRSTIGSIRNRSNKFAQKKQKIPSMQRQLLEISREQGIKENLFLYLLQKREEAALMVGAKQDNFTVIDKAITDYESGSPSKKLYVLISLLLALALPVGIIHLKDFMNTQVLGKKDIEKRTSVPIIGEIAHNTSGKNLIEKGDEVSALAQGFRMMRMNLDFILSKKKAQTVLVTSAIKGEGKTFFSSNMGVALASSSSKVVILELDKHNPELIKTLGETKNEFGVSNYLNQSNDSITVNDILVPVKDNANLFAIGLGSEQIDGLELFGSKKMEELMAQLREEFDYILIDSAPIGKLADTLALSKYTDCCLYMVREKHSKLEDLGIIEDVRTNKKFKNPMVVMNDVSAK; from the coding sequence ATGACTGAAAAGGAATATTTCGATTCACAACTGTCTTCTAGAGATAATGAAGAAAATTTTGATTTGAAAGCACTATTTAGCAAATACCTTAAATCATGGAAATTATTTCTGATTTCTTTGATTGTTTTCATGGTATTGGCAATTATTGCTTTGCAATTTGTCAATACTTCTTATGACGTAACCAGTAAAATATTATTAAAGAACGAAACTTCTAATATTGATGCCTCTGGTAATAACTTGGTGAACAACAACCCGTTCAGCAATTCAGAAAAAGTAAATAACGAAATTGAAGTGCTTACTTCTGTTCATTTAATGCGATCTGTATTGGATAGTTTGTCGTTGCAATGCAAATTTATTGCTCCAGGTGTTTTCCCTGAGACTGAATTATATGGACCTGAGCTACCTTTTAAGATTGTTGTTGATACTATATTTCCTTTAGCTTATGATACAACCCTTAAGATAAAATTAGAAGGGGAAGATAGTTTTAGTATTTCAGAAGAGTTTGATGGTTCATCAGATGAGGAAAGTTCTATGAGCTCTAGTTATGGCTATAATAGATATAACTATGGCTATAAGATAGAGAAGCCTTATGGAACCTTTCATATAGTAGAAAACAAAAATGTTACCTCAGAGAACTCAGAGTTTACGGTTGAATTCAGGGATATTGATGAATTGGCTCACGATTATGTGAAAAAGGCTTTAGAAATTTATGTGATAAATAAAGATGCTTCGGTTATAAATATTGTTTTGAAAGAATCAAATCCTGAAAAGGGTGAAGATATAATAAATAGTTTGGTGGCAATGTACGGCCAAAAAGCATTCTTACAGAAGAATATATTGGCATTGAACAATGTAAAATTTATAGATAACCGTTTAAACACGCTTTCTGCAGAACTTAGCGAAGTTGAAATGAACGTTGCTCAGTTTAAAACGGAGAATGAACTGGCCAACGTTGAATTTGATGTTACTTCTTTTTCTGAACAAGAAATTGATTATGACCGTAAACTGGCAGAGTCAGAAATTGAACTTAAGGTGTTAAGTGATATAGAGCGTAATTTAAGGAGAGGAAACGAAGGGGCTACATTAAATTCATTGAGTGTATCTAGTCCTAATTTGACCTACTTGATCGATAGTTACAACAGATTACAGATTGATAGAAAAAGCTTAGAAAGAACGGTCCCGGAAAATAACCCTAGAATGATTGATATAAGAGATCAATTATCTCAACTAAAGAGTAATATTTTGGGTAGCCTTTCTACATCTAAGCAGAGCTTAAGAAGTACTATTGGTAGTATTAGAAATAGGTCTAATAAATTTGCACAAAAAAAGCAGAAAATACCATCAATGCAACGTCAATTACTTGAAATAAGTAGAGAACAAGGTATAAAGGAAAACCTGTTTTTATATCTACTTCAAAAAAGAGAAGAGGCTGCCCTAATGGTAGGTGCCAAGCAAGATAATTTTACAGTTATTGATAAGGCAATTACCGACTACGAATCTGGTTCTCCCAGTAAGAAATTATACGTGCTAATCTCTTTATTGTTAGCCCTTGCCCTACCTGTTGGAATAATTCATTTAAAAGATTTTATGAATACCCAAGTGTTGGGTAAAAAAGATATTGAAAAAAGAACCAGCGTTCCTATAATTGGTGAAATTGCCCATAATACATCTGGTAAAAATCTAATTGAAAAAGGGGATGAAGTAAGTGCTCTGGCTCAAGGTTTTAGAATGATGAGGATGAACTTAGATTTTATTCTATCTAAAAAGAAAGCACAGACTGTGTTGGTAACCTCTGCAATTAAAGGTGAAGGAAAAACATTCTTCTCCTCGAACATGGGTGTAGCACTAGCGTCATCAAGTTCTAAAGTTGTGATTTTAGAATTAGACAAGCATAATCCAGAATTAATTAAAACTTTAGGCGAAACTAAAAACGAATTTGGTGTTTCCAACTATCTTAATCAGTCTAATGATAGCATTACGGTAAATGATATTTTGGTGCCGGTCAAAGACAATGCTAATTTATTTGCTATTGGCTTAGGGTCAGAACAGATTGACGGACTAGAATTATTTGGTTCAAAGAAAATGGAGGAGTTAATGGCACAGTTGAGAGAAGAATTCGATTATATTTTAATCGATTCTGCACCAATAGGTAAGTTGGCAGATACTCTTGCGCTTTCTAAATATACAGACTGTTGTTTGTATATGGTACGTGAAAAACACTCTAAGTTAGAAGATTTAGGCATAATAGAAGACGTTAGAACAAATAAAAAGTTCAAGAACCCAATGGTGGTAATGAACGATGTTTCTGCCAAGTAA
- a CDS encoding oligosaccharide flippase family protein has protein sequence MIKRFNSIRVIIQSYFQGNSRTNLLVKNVFSSLILRGLGTGINFLFVPLVINFVNAERYGIWLTLSSVLTWFTLLDIGFGNGLRNKFAEAVALDDIKEQRKLIHTTAAVLILISTVIFILNVVFTDQIKWDEFLGVDASYRAELQQLVFLLISFFSLQFIFQIYNPVQYALQKPAMIARTILVGNALGLIGILYLREFSEPSLFNLGFVVMGSNVLSIFLFTAYFFIVQRRDLIQKIEKPTADTLGSIFSLGIKFFFLNIAYMVQFQTSNFLISKYFTPEKVTEFNIAFKLFSVASLIFGIILSPVWSSVTNAQVNNDYTWIKKLIKKLLLIWAVIAVGSIIVLLIAPTIYNLWIGDIITIPFITSLGVVLIVLSNCFSEIFISVLNGMGKVNLQFYISIFVIIFFVPIAYFLSVEMGYGIFGICMAIVVTNVNGLIVAPYQVYVEMRKNRKLPA, from the coding sequence ATGATAAAAAGGTTTAATTCCATACGGGTAATAATTCAATCTTATTTTCAAGGGAATTCTAGGACTAATTTGTTGGTCAAGAATGTTTTTTCTTCATTGATTTTAAGAGGGTTGGGTACAGGTATAAACTTTTTGTTTGTTCCTTTGGTCATAAATTTTGTAAATGCTGAACGATACGGTATTTGGTTAACACTTAGTTCTGTACTAACCTGGTTTACCTTGTTGGATATTGGTTTTGGTAATGGATTGCGAAATAAATTTGCAGAAGCTGTTGCCTTAGATGATATTAAGGAACAGCGAAAATTAATACATACTACAGCTGCGGTTTTAATACTTATTTCAACAGTGATTTTTATACTCAATGTAGTATTTACGGATCAAATTAAATGGGATGAATTTCTGGGCGTAGATGCATCATACCGAGCAGAATTACAGCAGTTGGTGTTTTTGTTGATATCCTTTTTTAGTTTACAATTCATTTTTCAAATTTATAACCCTGTACAGTATGCATTACAAAAACCGGCAATGATTGCGAGAACAATTTTGGTAGGTAATGCACTTGGGTTAATAGGTATATTGTACTTACGGGAATTTTCAGAACCTTCATTGTTTAATTTGGGTTTTGTGGTTATGGGTAGTAATGTGCTTTCCATATTTTTATTCACGGCTTATTTCTTTATCGTTCAAAGACGAGATTTAATTCAAAAAATAGAAAAACCTACGGCAGACACATTAGGGTCTATTTTCTCTCTTGGTATAAAGTTTTTCTTTTTGAACATTGCATATATGGTGCAATTTCAAACTAGTAATTTTTTAATAAGTAAATATTTTACACCAGAAAAGGTAACCGAGTTTAATATAGCCTTTAAGCTGTTTAGCGTTGCTTCTTTAATATTTGGTATCATATTGAGTCCGGTTTGGAGTTCGGTAACCAATGCCCAGGTAAACAATGATTATACTTGGATAAAGAAACTAATAAAGAAGTTACTACTTATTTGGGCTGTAATTGCTGTGGGTAGCATTATTGTATTATTGATAGCACCAACTATTTATAATTTATGGATCGGTGATATTATTACGATACCATTCATAACCTCATTGGGTGTTGTGCTCATAGTGCTTTCTAATTGTTTTTCAGAAATATTTATTAGCGTGCTAAACGGTATGGGCAAGGTAAATTTACAATTTTATATTTCCATTTTCGTAATCATATTCTTTGTGCCTATTGCTTATTTCTTATCGGTTGAAATGGGATATGGAATATTTGGAATATGTATGGCAATAGTAGTTACCAACGTTAACGGATTAATAGTGGCTCCATACCAAGTGTATGTAGAAATGAGAAAGAATAGAAAGTTACCAGCTTAA
- a CDS encoding glycosyltransferase family 2 protein: MSTNEKKIITVLLTCHNRKMKTYSCLQALSKCTLDDAYELKIFLVDDGSTDGTTEYLLGKFENLQIIQGSGDLFWAGGMRKAWKYANEHENNTDYYLLLNDDTIIFEDTISRLFRDLKLIKEPKSIVIGPTLDPDSKKISYGGHQLLNKLTFKSKMLIPNNEFPQKCELGNANIMLVPNSVYKEIGSLTESYTHGIADFDYTLKALKNGVNSYISSAYCGYCTNDHGVNWLTQKSNLKDRIKYLYSPTGLSYKEYLHFIKTHFPLHLPQAFILLWGKTLFPIIWQLFKNEDYLK; the protein is encoded by the coding sequence ATGTCAACTAATGAAAAGAAAATAATTACCGTTTTGCTTACGTGCCATAATCGTAAGATGAAAACGTATAGCTGTTTGCAAGCACTGTCTAAATGTACTTTGGATGATGCTTACGAATTAAAGATTTTTTTGGTGGATGATGGTAGTACAGACGGTACAACTGAATATTTACTGGGAAAATTTGAGAACCTTCAAATCATTCAAGGTTCAGGGGATCTTTTCTGGGCAGGAGGTATGCGTAAAGCTTGGAAATATGCCAACGAACATGAAAACAATACAGATTACTATTTACTGTTAAATGATGATACCATCATTTTTGAAGATACTATTTCAAGATTGTTTAGAGACTTAAAACTAATAAAAGAGCCCAAGAGTATTGTTATAGGACCTACATTAGATCCAGATTCAAAGAAGATATCTTATGGAGGTCATCAACTTTTAAATAAACTAACTTTTAAAAGTAAAATGTTAATACCAAATAATGAGTTTCCTCAGAAATGCGAATTAGGGAACGCAAATATTATGTTGGTTCCAAATTCAGTATACAAAGAAATTGGTTCTCTTACAGAAAGTTATACCCACGGTATTGCAGATTTTGACTATACTTTAAAGGCTTTAAAAAATGGTGTTAACAGCTATATTTCAAGTGCTTATTGCGGTTATTGTACCAATGATCATGGCGTAAATTGGCTAACTCAAAAGAGTAATTTAAAAGATAGAATAAAGTATTTGTATAGCCCTACCGGATTATCGTATAAAGAATATTTACATTTTATTAAAACACATTTTCCATTACACCTACCACAAGCTTTTATATTGTTGTGGGGTAAAACCTTGTTCCCAATAATTTGGCAATTGTTTAAAAATGAAGACTATTTAAAATGA
- a CDS encoding right-handed parallel beta-helix repeat-containing protein, with amino-acid sequence MIRPTSLKNTFYFFATILFYACLFGSCASEKDHVEDGNTSYEESEEPKVINFSFLTTDNNGLSTDIAATLDEETKTIYVELDPLLLNIDQLIPTITLSPGSTVSPISKSEQDFSHEVNYTVTAENGTTTVYKVVPSIIGNICTSNLIDSGPILVHTNNQRIENLYIRTSDQHGIEINNHTGVVISNCIIEYTGGFMGIKFTAADNLTIKNCSIKYVNAPAKGPLEDSERNCIEGIASQNIVITNLRVEDGSTGIRLNQCDDSVLRYIEGHNMRGPFPRGQLVQYDKCVGGLLENFSVINDRDVAWTEDNISVYKSGGQQIKKGLIVGNNSPTGVGVLFEDQNTEGARGGFGGIVEDVDFLEMGNGVVSSVEGSKNVTFTRIRAKQIICGDLGQNRGKSTSNSLIFAAFGTTANTGGNSINDCIVYNSCNPTNIVWPEHNFDVIDFRTDVDFEPRNPIVLNFECP; translated from the coding sequence ATGATAAGACCTACTTCATTAAAAAACACATTTTACTTTTTTGCTACCATACTATTCTATGCATGCCTATTTGGATCTTGTGCCTCTGAAAAAGACCATGTAGAAGATGGGAATACCTCGTATGAAGAATCAGAAGAACCAAAAGTTATCAATTTTAGTTTTTTAACTACAGATAATAATGGCTTATCCACCGATATTGCTGCAACCCTTGATGAAGAAACAAAAACTATATATGTAGAGCTTGATCCTTTATTGCTCAATATAGACCAACTAATACCTACCATTACCTTATCACCTGGATCTACGGTTAGCCCTATATCAAAATCTGAACAAGATTTTAGCCATGAAGTTAACTATACCGTTACTGCAGAAAACGGTACAACAACTGTTTACAAAGTTGTACCGAGTATCATAGGGAATATTTGCACTTCTAATCTAATAGATTCCGGTCCAATTTTAGTACATACGAACAACCAACGCATAGAAAACCTTTATATTAGAACGTCTGATCAACATGGTATTGAAATTAACAACCATACAGGTGTGGTAATCTCTAATTGTATTATTGAATATACAGGAGGTTTTATGGGAATTAAATTTACAGCTGCCGATAATTTAACCATAAAAAATTGCTCTATTAAATATGTAAATGCCCCTGCAAAAGGACCTTTAGAAGATTCAGAAAGAAACTGTATTGAAGGAATAGCTTCGCAAAATATCGTTATTACAAACCTAAGAGTGGAAGACGGATCAACCGGTATACGATTAAACCAATGTGATGATTCGGTTTTAAGATATATTGAAGGGCATAATATGAGAGGACCTTTTCCACGAGGTCAACTGGTGCAATATGACAAATGTGTTGGCGGACTATTAGAGAATTTTTCTGTCATTAACGATCGTGATGTTGCATGGACCGAAGACAATATAAGTGTCTACAAAAGCGGCGGACAACAAATTAAAAAAGGATTGATCGTTGGTAATAACAGCCCTACCGGTGTTGGTGTATTGTTTGAAGATCAAAATACTGAAGGAGCACGTGGTGGTTTTGGCGGAATTGTAGAAGACGTAGATTTTTTAGAAATGGGTAACGGAGTGGTCTCGTCTGTTGAAGGTTCTAAAAATGTAACTTTTACTCGAATACGTGCCAAACAAATCATTTGTGGCGATTTAGGGCAAAATAGAGGAAAGTCAACGTCAAACTCTTTAATTTTTGCCGCATTTGGCACTACTGCCAATACCGGTGGTAATAGTATAAACGACTGTATTGTATATAATTCATGTAACCCAACGAACATTGTTTGGCCAGAACACAACTTTGACGTAATAGACTTTAGAACAGATGTAGATTTTGAACCCAGAAACCCTATTGTCCTCAACTTTGAATGCCCTTGA
- a CDS encoding WecB/TagA/CpsF family glycosyltransferase → MMLTEVDSKVLCLGYPIYKATLDNLPLKSKLLVSTINQYSYCIAEEDAEFKKALLGSDVILPDGVGITLAAKWLNGASIKKIAGADFHEYQLKRLNENYGSCFYLGASSNTLAKIESRLKGEYPNIKFASYAPPFKSQFTEEENLSMIEAVNSFNPDVLFVGMTAPKQEKWSHAHKNALNAKIICSIGAVFDFYAGTVERPSKVWRDLGLEWLGRLVKEPKRMSKRYLYYGVVYAIHLVRAKFSKNHNPVLDIDYSNKKQYFE, encoded by the coding sequence ATGATGCTTACTGAAGTTGACTCAAAGGTGTTATGCCTTGGTTATCCTATTTACAAGGCTACACTTGATAATTTACCATTAAAATCTAAACTTTTGGTAAGTACAATCAATCAATATTCTTATTGTATAGCTGAAGAAGATGCTGAATTTAAAAAAGCGTTGTTGGGTAGTGATGTTATTCTGCCTGATGGTGTTGGCATAACATTAGCTGCAAAATGGTTGAATGGTGCTTCCATAAAAAAAATAGCAGGAGCAGATTTTCATGAGTATCAATTAAAACGATTAAATGAAAACTATGGATCTTGTTTTTACTTAGGGGCAAGCAGTAACACCTTGGCTAAAATAGAGTCTCGTTTAAAGGGCGAATATCCAAATATAAAATTTGCTAGTTATGCGCCACCTTTTAAATCGCAATTTACTGAAGAAGAGAATCTAAGTATGATTGAGGCGGTTAATAGTTTTAATCCTGATGTGCTTTTTGTAGGTATGACCGCTCCAAAACAAGAGAAATGGAGCCATGCACATAAAAATGCGCTCAATGCTAAAATCATTTGTTCTATAGGTGCTGTATTTGATTTTTATGCAGGTACGGTAGAAAGACCAAGCAAAGTTTGGAGAGATTTAGGCTTAGAATGGTTGGGGCGTTTAGTAAAAGAACCCAAGCGAATGTCTAAACGGTATCTCTATTATGGTGTGGTCTATGCAATACATTTGGTGAGGGCGAAGTTTTCAAAGAATCATAATCCAGTTTTAGATATTGATTATTCTAATAAAAAGCAATACTTCGAATAA
- a CDS encoding glycosyltransferase family 2 protein, with product MNSIATIILTYNEEQHIERCIKNAQQFSESIFLVDSFSSDRTVEIAESLGAKVYQNKWENNYAKQFNWGLENLPITTEWVFRLDADEYLMGDLIAEINTQLPVLEPSVSGVVFERKMFFLDTLMTKGMLQMNMLRLFKYRHGFCEERWMDEHIILTEGESILFKGYFVDHNLNPLGWWIQKHNNYSIREAVDLLDLEFQLLEPKTEQAAKYALSSDAQSKRNKKKKYANMPLFWRSFIYFVYRYFFKFGFTQGKEGFLWHFLQGWWYRTLVDAKVYEIKKACGTDVIKMKKFIKKSYNLNI from the coding sequence ATGAATTCTATAGCAACAATTATACTGACTTACAACGAAGAACAACATATTGAACGTTGTATTAAAAACGCGCAGCAATTTTCTGAATCTATTTTTCTAGTTGATTCTTTTTCTTCTGATCGAACTGTTGAAATTGCAGAATCTTTAGGAGCCAAGGTTTACCAGAATAAATGGGAAAATAATTATGCCAAACAATTTAATTGGGGGCTTGAAAATTTACCTATTACTACTGAATGGGTTTTTCGTTTAGATGCCGATGAGTATTTAATGGGTGACCTTATTGCTGAAATCAATACACAGTTACCCGTTTTAGAACCTAGTGTATCAGGTGTTGTTTTTGAACGAAAAATGTTTTTCCTAGATACATTGATGACCAAGGGAATGTTGCAAATGAATATGTTGCGTTTGTTTAAGTATCGACATGGTTTTTGTGAAGAGCGCTGGATGGATGAGCACATTATACTTACAGAAGGAGAAAGCATATTATTTAAAGGTTATTTCGTAGATCATAATCTAAACCCCTTAGGCTGGTGGATTCAAAAGCACAATAATTACTCCATTAGGGAAGCCGTAGATTTATTGGATTTAGAATTTCAGTTATTGGAACCAAAAACCGAACAAGCAGCAAAATACGCCTTGTCTTCTGATGCACAATCTAAACGAAACAAGAAAAAGAAGTACGCTAACATGCCCCTATTTTGGCGCTCCTTCATTTATTTCGTTTATAGATATTTTTTCAAATTTGGTTTTACACAAGGTAAAGAAGGTTTTTTATGGCATTTTTTACAAGGCTGGTGGTATCGTACTTTAGTGGATGCAAAGGTATATGAGATTAAAAAAGCTTGTGGAACAGATGTAATTAAAATGAAAAAATTTATTAAGAAATCTTATAATCTTAATATTTAA
- a CDS encoding LbetaH domain-containing protein, with the protein MSDLHNMTDTRHKFSLSNKIGRIIWAIICFILFKPFSIRIFRKWRIFILRMFGAKVSWKSTIHSSVRIWAPWNLEVGDYSCIGQRVNCYNQGRITLKNNVTISQDSSLCASSHDYTKKSHALFLAPIIINDSVWVAAEAFVGPGVTLGSGALVGARAAVFKNVEPWSVVGGNPAKLIKKREIKA; encoded by the coding sequence ATGAGTGATTTGCATAATATGACGGATACGCGGCATAAATTTTCTCTATCCAATAAAATTGGTAGAATAATTTGGGCAATTATTTGTTTTATATTATTTAAACCTTTTTCAATTCGTATTTTCCGTAAATGGAGAATTTTTATTCTCAGAATGTTCGGAGCTAAGGTATCTTGGAAATCAACAATTCATTCAAGTGTAAGAATTTGGGCACCTTGGAATCTTGAGGTTGGAGACTATTCATGCATTGGGCAGAGAGTTAATTGTTACAATCAAGGTCGAATAACATTAAAGAATAATGTTACTATTTCTCAAGACAGTTCGTTGTGTGCGTCAAGTCATGACTATACTAAAAAATCACATGCTTTATTCTTAGCGCCAATTATAATAAATGATTCTGTTTGGGTTGCGGCAGAGGCTTTCGTTGGCCCAGGAGTAACATTGGGTTCTGGTGCACTGGTTGGAGCTAGGGCTGCAGTTTTTAAGAATGTAGAGCCGTGGTCAGTAGTAGGAGGCAACCCTGCAAAATTGATAAAAAAACGCGAAATTAAAGCCTAA
- a CDS encoding Coenzyme F420 hydrogenase/dehydrogenase, beta subunit C-terminal domain: MSSDTRINTLENVVDGGFCVGCGACAYSAGTGMKINKYGEYTPDLDAINEKDQKTLEKAEFVCPSLNPSYNEDVLATEFLANENSNKSEYIGYYENVYGGFVKEADYRNRGTSGGFGTWIGAALFQKGMIDGVIHVKETKRENPLDPFFKYGISTTLDEIQNGARTKYHVIELSEILNLIREKPGKYLLIGVPCMIKAVRRVQLTDPFVKESIKYTLSLVCGHLKSINWTLSLAWGKGIVPEKATKFKYRTKGEGISARAYVFTAYSDSQEIAEDSAKVIGGKFNQGALMLEACNFCDDVVGETADITVGDAWLPQFEIDAQGTNMLIVRNREINKLLQQSINEDRVNLVDLTEADAKYAQAGGFRQRREGLSFRLGKMDKQNKMRPEKRIKANSHALTELRKTIYTMREGVTTVSRESFVKALENNDYSIYNKRLKIYLKRLRLLEVASSAPRYISKKIATLRLKNNI; encoded by the coding sequence ATGAGTTCAGATACTAGAATTAACACCTTAGAAAATGTTGTTGATGGAGGTTTTTGTGTAGGATGTGGGGCATGTGCCTATAGTGCCGGCACAGGTATGAAGATTAATAAATATGGTGAATATACACCTGATTTAGACGCGATAAATGAGAAAGATCAAAAAACTCTAGAAAAGGCCGAATTTGTATGCCCATCTTTAAATCCTTCCTATAATGAAGATGTATTAGCCACTGAATTTTTAGCTAATGAAAACTCAAATAAGAGTGAATACATAGGATACTATGAGAACGTATACGGAGGTTTTGTTAAAGAGGCCGATTATAGGAACAGAGGGACATCGGGTGGTTTTGGAACTTGGATTGGTGCGGCATTGTTTCAAAAAGGTATGATAGATGGCGTTATTCACGTAAAAGAAACTAAGAGAGAAAATCCTTTAGATCCATTTTTTAAATATGGTATAAGCACGACTTTAGATGAAATTCAAAATGGTGCAAGAACAAAATATCATGTAATTGAGCTTTCTGAAATTTTAAATTTAATTCGGGAAAAACCTGGGAAATATTTACTTATTGGAGTGCCCTGTATGATAAAAGCTGTTAGAAGGGTACAATTAACGGATCCATTCGTTAAAGAATCTATTAAGTATACTTTGTCATTGGTTTGTGGTCATTTGAAGAGTATCAATTGGACCTTATCATTGGCTTGGGGAAAAGGAATAGTACCGGAAAAGGCAACGAAGTTCAAATATAGGACAAAAGGAGAAGGTATATCAGCTAGAGCATACGTCTTTACCGCGTATAGTGATTCTCAGGAAATCGCGGAAGATTCAGCAAAAGTAATCGGAGGGAAGTTTAATCAAGGAGCACTTATGTTAGAGGCATGTAACTTTTGTGATGATGTAGTAGGTGAAACTGCGGATATAACTGTAGGTGATGCTTGGTTACCACAATTTGAGATTGATGCTCAGGGAACTAATATGCTAATTGTAAGAAATCGAGAAATAAATAAACTCTTACAACAAAGTATAAATGAAGATAGAGTCAATTTAGTAGATTTAACCGAGGCGGATGCTAAATATGCACAGGCTGGAGGATTTAGACAACGTAGAGAAGGATTATCTTTCCGTCTAGGGAAAATGGACAAGCAAAACAAGATGCGCCCTGAAAAAAGAATTAAAGCAAACTCACACGCATTAACAGAATTGCGAAAGACAATCTATACAATGAGGGAAGGCGTTACCACGGTATCAAGAGAAAGCTTTGTAAAAGCACTAGAGAATAACGATTATAGTATATATAATAAGAGATTGAAGATTTATCTTAAAAGACTTCGATTATTAGAGGTTGCAAGTTCTGCTCCTAGATATATAAGCAAAAAAATAGCTACGCTGCGTTTAAAAAATAACATATGA
- a CDS encoding polysaccharide pyruvyl transferase family protein, whose translation MKKTGIITILNVNNYGAELQAFALHHKLKKMGYDNEIINYLYYKNPLYKSEVKSSPLIKTSFKNKLKDLAIKWIDKYSAYRYPEIAKKRKERFFNFHKEHTALSITYKSYSDLYSAKHEYDNYIVGSDQVWNPNNGTNLEPYFLTFAPKKANKIAFASSFGVGDINESYFPKYKEWLNNLTHIGTRETSGVTLIKKITGRNVAHVVDPTLLLTKKDWESLMVPYKHEKPYILLFIFKKNRYAEELAYKIQKKTGFKIIRVCKNEMPLESDDKILNIRDFGPLEFLGLYSSASVVLTTSFHGSVFSLIFEKPFYTITPASKNNNSRQESLMKVVGLENRLLREGDTINLEKLTDIDFEYVKEKLGEQINFSIDYLKKSLK comes from the coding sequence ATGAAAAAAACTGGAATTATTACCATTTTAAATGTTAACAACTATGGTGCAGAACTACAGGCATTTGCCTTACATCATAAACTCAAAAAAATGGGATACGATAATGAAATCATCAATTATCTATACTACAAAAACCCCTTATATAAGAGCGAAGTAAAATCAAGTCCATTAATAAAAACATCATTTAAAAATAAATTGAAGGATCTTGCCATTAAATGGATAGATAAATATAGTGCCTATAGATATCCTGAAATTGCAAAAAAAAGAAAAGAGCGTTTTTTTAATTTTCATAAAGAGCACACCGCATTATCAATAACATATAAAAGTTACTCCGATCTGTATAGTGCAAAACATGAGTATGACAATTATATAGTTGGTAGTGACCAAGTCTGGAATCCAAACAACGGCACTAATTTGGAACCATATTTTTTGACTTTTGCACCAAAAAAAGCCAACAAAATTGCTTTTGCATCTAGTTTTGGGGTAGGAGATATCAATGAAAGTTATTTTCCAAAATATAAAGAATGGTTAAATAATTTAACTCATATAGGTACTAGAGAAACGAGTGGAGTTACACTGATTAAAAAAATAACAGGAAGAAATGTTGCCCACGTTGTTGATCCAACCTTACTATTAACAAAGAAAGATTGGGAAAGCTTAATGGTACCTTATAAACATGAAAAACCTTACATCTTGTTATTCATATTTAAGAAAAATAGATATGCCGAAGAATTAGCATATAAAATACAGAAAAAAACAGGTTTCAAAATTATTCGTGTTTGTAAAAATGAGATGCCCTTAGAGTCTGATGATAAAATATTAAATATAAGAGATTTTGGACCACTAGAGTTTTTAGGCTTATACAGTAGTGCAAGTGTAGTTCTTACTACTTCTTTCCATGGCAGTGTTTTTTCTTTAATTTTTGAAAAACCCTTCTATACTATTACTCCAGCTAGTAAAAACAATAATAGTAGACAGGAAAGTTTGATGAAGGTAGTTGGACTCGAAAATCGTCTTTTGAGAGAGGGTGATACTATTAATTTAGAAAAGTTAACTGATATAGATTTCGAATATGTAAAAGAAAAATTAGGTGAACAAATTAACTTTTCAATAGATTATTTAAAGAAATCTCTAAAATAA